The region AAGGGGCTGAGGAGGAAGAGCAGAAATCCACGGTCCCAACGAGGCTGAGGTCGTTGAAGAGGCTGCTTAGTGGCAACAGAAGAGTGAATCCCTCAACCCCGAGAAATCTTGATCTTGAACAAGGAGTAAGAGGGTTGAGTTGATTGATTTTGATTTGGTTTTATATTCACATTAGGCATATAGACTTTTTCACTATGGTTATGGTTCAACAAGTTTGAGCTGTGATTTGCTTAGAGATGATTGAGAGGTTGTGAGATGGATTATTTGTTAGATGTTCTTTGATTCTTGATGGAGATGAGTTAGTTGTTTTCTTGCAGCATATATGAATTGGGATATGCttaatttgttgtataaagATATAGGTTAGATTCTCTATATAGAAATCTTGCATAGTGTCAATGTAATAGCTATGTATTCAAGAGGTtattatatactactagtatatatcAAGATTTTTGAAGTTTGATTCTTTGTCTTATCCTTTGTGATCCACATCTCTTTTTAGGATACTATTGATTTTGTGAGATGATGAGAgattgaaatgaaatggaagTTAGAGTAATGTTTGTTGATGTGAATTAGATATTGAGAAATGAGAAGTATGCACAATTTTGCATATGTTGTTTTTTTAAAAGGGCCAACATTTGGTAAAAGCATGAAGTAAGTAAAATTCTGGCTTATTTTCCAACTTTAAAAATTAGTCAGAAAACTCAtaaagtttgttttgtttttaattatcACATGACAAAAAAATCATGTTTGTTATGTGCGACACTATGTTTTTCAATTAAACAACGTCATTTTCTTTATGAATAGAGGATATCATTTAATTCACTGCCAATGACGTTTATGTATAATTCATCAGCTATAATTTAACTAATATTTTGTTATGAGATAATTGCGAACAAAATCTAAACTGATTTTTCCAactgatttttaaaattgtggGACTCACCAAAATGGAATTTACCATTTTTGAAATGATGATATAAGACTAGAATTTACTTGTTTTCAACCTTTTGACAATgtgtaattattaatattttgtaGGGTAATAAAAACATAAACTTTTATTAGGGGTGGTGCCATTGCCAATATGCCATGTTGACCCAACTGCAAGCAAAATATGTGGTCTACAACAAGATGGCACCAAACAATTATCCAATTGTTGTCTCAACTCATccaaaattcaataaattataTATCTCCCAAAAAAACATCTATGTGACCATATATATAGGCCCATAAGCTTGAATCTTCTGCTCCTTAATCTCTCCAAGGCACATGTATGCTCCTTTCGGGCTCCCGGTCGAACCAAAAAGCCCGGCCAGGGGCCCAGACGCCGCACGACGGGTCCTTTCAGACGATGCGCTGACAACACCAGTAGATCGTCTGATTGGGCCTGACATGTTGGCGCGCTTCGCCCTCGAGGGCGGGCAAGTGGTGTGAGAGTGAGATGGTTGGTTGAGTGTTTTACTTTTACTTCTAGTGCCATTCTTCAACCAAGAAAATAGGGATTTTTTCCATGATTTCCTGTGCTTTTTTTCCCAATCCAACTGTTTTGTCTCCTTTTTCTCTACTCCATTTAGATTCACTTGGAAGGTGCTGTTTTTGGCTTCTTTCAAGAACTGAAacatgaaaagaaaataatactgTAGTAAAAAAAAGATTTTGAAACCAAAAAGATGCAAGAACTGAAAATTGGAAGTAATATTAAGATTTTAAACttcaagaataaataaataaataaaatatatgaatacTACTGACATTACATGGGATCAAACAAACCTGTGTGAAATCTGACTGATAATCAAATTCATGGCTATAATAATCATCTGCAGATTCATTCATCTTTGCCTGAAGATTAAGAGAATAACCATCAATgtatatacataaaaaaaaaaaaaaaagagattaaTAAAAATTCTTGGAAGATTTTCAGTAAGTGAAAAAACACACAGAACTATTTCGTACCTTGGAAATGATCTTGAATTTGCAGAGAGAGCAAACAACACAATGAAATTATCTAGCTAAAGATATGGACTATATctctgttttttattttatagtgattttttaTTCACTTTGCAAAATGTGTGAAAACGTTAAGGCCAGCTAATATGTATGCAAGGCCACatgaaaattttggaaattttggaaaaCTGTAGCAGTTGGAATGGCAGTGAAAGCTACTTACTTCTAACGTTTGTAAAATtccagagaaagagagagagcatATCTTCAAGAAAAGGTAAGTTTTTTGCAAAATCAAAACGTGAATCAATGTTACCAAAGTAGATCATATCCTATTTCAACCGTATTATGATGTGTGTCACGTTTACTCTAAGTTATAATAGTCCACTAAAACGACtaactaaatattttaattaaagtaGGGCAAATTGCTTGATAAATCATGAAGGATGGTCAAATTCTTGTTCTTTTGGACACTTTTCAAAATTGAATTATCAATTCACAAAGTTTACAATTTTCGCAATTATCTCATCCGTCtcatttttggcaaaaataaGCTAAGATGTGAAGTTTGGTTTAAATTGTAAACTTCGTGATTTAtaattacatttttaaaaatcttgGGATATGGAGTATATAT is a window of Salvia splendens isolate huo1 chromosome 3, SspV2, whole genome shotgun sequence DNA encoding:
- the LOC121794039 gene encoding uncharacterized protein LOC121794039 isoform X1 — translated: MLNLSLSLFTPNFTSFLHDFMSEDLLSQQNEGPYFAKMNESADDYYSHEFDYQSDFTQFLKEAKNSTFQVNLNGVEKKETKQLDWEKKHRKSWKKSLFSWLKNGTRSKSKTLNQPSHSHTTCPPSRAKRANMSGPIRRSTGVVSASSERTRRAASGPLAGLFGSTGSPKGAYMCLGEIKEQKIQAYGPIYMVT
- the LOC121794039 gene encoding uncharacterized protein LOC121794039 isoform X2, translated to MNESADDYYSHEFDYQSDFTQFLKEAKNSTFQVNLNGVEKKETKQLDWEKKHRKSWKKSLFSWLKNGTRSKSKTLNQPSHSHTTCPPSRAKRANMSGPIRRSTGVVSASSERTRRAASGPLAGLFGSTGSPKGAYMCLGEIKEQKIQAYGPIYMVT